CTAGAGTGCGGCGACTGGTGCGGGGTCGCTCCGGCGTCGAAGGCGGCCACGTCCAGGGAAGGCCGGTTACTGTCAGCCCAACCGGAAACAAGTCCTTGACCGGAGGTATCGACGTGGCAGTGCGAGGCGAGCGAATCCTGGCAGCAGCGCTGGCAGCAGCGGGAAGGCGGCGATTCCGGAACCGGATCGCCGGGCAAGCCGCCCGCTACTGGTCGGCGCCCACAGGATCGGCCTGGGAAGCGAACTCACACTGGCGCAACGGAATCGGTGATCAAGCCTGGCTGGAGGTCGGTGACGACCACTGGAAGATCTATGAAACCTTCGCCCGAGCCCTTAATTCGCCCAGCCCGAACAAAGTGATGGAGTGGGGCGCCGGCGGCGGGGCCAACGCCGTGGCTTTCGCCCCCCATGCGCAGCGGTTCATCGCCGCCGACATCTCCCAAGAAAACCTCGACGAATGCGTCCGACAAGTCCGCGCGACGTGCACGACACCCGTCGAGACACGGCGCATCGACCTCGCCTGCCCCGAACAAGCCACCGTCGGATTGGCGGGCAGCTGCGATGTCTTCCTGTGTCTATACGTGATCGAGCTAACGACGGGCGCGAACGCGGTACGGGCCATCCTTAAAATCGCCCGCACCGTGTTGGCCCCCGGAGGCATGGCGCTGGTCCAAATCAAGTACCACACCAGCGATCGTCGGACCCGCGGCTTCGCCGGGACAGCCTACGACCGAAACCTCGCATCGACCACCACCTTCACCATCGAAGAGTTTTGGAACCTGGCGGCAGAGTGCGGCCTCACCCCACGGCTAATCACCTTGGTGCCGGAAAACCGTCTCGACAGCCGCTACGCCTACTACGCCCTCACAAATCCAGCCGCCGTGCAACCCGCGCCGCCTGACGAGCATCTGCTCGACGTCAAGTACACAGAGTTCGCCGCCACGTTCAACGCTGACGTCGCCGACGCAGAGAGGCGCGCGGCGCGCGGCAACTACAGCCGCCGTGAGGGCGAAACAACCGTCGACGACTGACGGTTAATCGGCTTGCCGCTGACTGGTGTATTAACCGACTCTCCCTGCGTAGACGGCGCGGTGGCATCGTAGGCAGTTCGGAGATTCCGAGCAGCCAGCCCTAGTTGCTCGCGAATGTGGCTGTGGTGGTGGACGATAGCGCGCGGCCCGTCCTACGTTTGCGTCTATGAGCGGAAGTGAGAAGTTGCGGGCGCGCAAGCGTGCGGTGGAAGCGCAGCGCAGGGCGAACGAGAAACGCGCGAGCCTTGAACGCGCCAATGTAGACGATGCCGCCTCGGTTCGTGTGCTGCTCCAGCGGCTGGGCGCCGTTGACGCTTGGGAGAGTGTGCGCCTCGATCAAGTGAATGAAAACGTGCGCACGGACGCAGCCCGCAAGCGTGTGAGTCATTTCGTCAACCTGCAAACGGTTACTGGGCGGATGAGGGACCGCGGTCAGACGATCGCGTCGATCGCTACTCTCGCTGAGGTCGAGGTTCGCGACCTCCAAAATGTCCTTCGCAGAGCGCGTGCTGACGAGGGCAGCGCGCAGCGTGCAACGGAGTCTCGAAACGCCGCGGCCCTCCGCGCAAACGGCGCAAGTCTGGGGAGCCATAGCGCAGTTGGCGTTGACCATCATCAACCGATCGCAGCGGACAACTACCCGACATCAGATCCGAACCGGTGCGTCCGTTGCGACGCGGTCATGCTAGATCCCGAAGTCACTTCCCGGCGGGGGCGTCCGCGTCGCTATTGCTCTGACACGTGCCGCAGAGACGCCTCGGCCGCGCGTACAGCAGCACAGCGGCACGGAGAACCGATTCGCATCGTCGAGGTTCCTCGTGCTGCCGTCCGAAGTGCATCGGGTACACAGCAACACGGTGCCACCGCTCCGGTAATTCGTTCCGCATGCGACGCGGTAGAATTCGCGCTCCGAAACGCGGATGCCATGAAGATATTATTGTCGAGTGTGGCTGAGCGGGCACGGCGTAAAGAGTTGGACCGCAGCACATTTGAGGCCGCCCGAGAACTCGCCAAAGTGGTCTATCCAAATAGGAATTAACGCGTACCCTGGCTCGGCGCTACCCCGTCAGATGCGACGCATGTCGTGTTCCGCCTTCACTTGATGGGGCATTGCTGGCCATGCAAACAGGCGGCGGCATCAATCCCAGCGTGACTGATCCTGACATATGAGAGTTCGGCTGGAATCAAACGTTCTGGACATGACGCGGCTGCCAGTGTCCTGTTTGCTTGAAATTGCAGATCAGCCCACTGAACTGGGAGTATCTGCTAAACGAATGTGTGCTCAGCTGTGGCGAAGTGTCTGTGCGAAGCGGTACTTTATGGGTCATGGAGCGTCTAGATCTGCAGCCGGCCACCGCGCGGGGCGGAATTGCGGCAGCTGGCGTGGCCGGTTCAGACGCCGCGTCTGTCGAACCGGCCGGTCCAATCGCTAGCGGCAGTCTGTCCATCATCGACGCCGCAGCCGGCCTCGCAGACTTCACTTCTGTCGCTGCCCAGCAGGGTCACGCGGCGGGGCTCCTTCTGCGGGTTGAAGCATTAAGCACTGCAGCGGCCGCAGCAGTGAATTCCCTTGTTGTCGTTGATGAACTGAACGCGACACAGCTTCGATCCGTGGTGGAGTGACTGTGAGCAAGCTGGCGTTCTACCTCGCGGTCGTTAGCACCGTCGTTGCCATCATGTCACTCGCTGTGAGTCTCAAGATCTTCCCAAGTGGGCAGTCTGAACACGCGACAAGGCCGTCGACCTCGTCCACGTCTGCTGCGGAGCCCTCAGAAAAACACGACGCAGCAATTGAGGCGTGTGTTGGCCTGAGGAACTTCAAGAGCGGTGTTGGGATTGCGCGTGGCGCCTTCATCGATCGCGTCGACCGGGCCAATGACTGGGAGTCATCACAAAGCCTGGGGGTGCAGGGCTACTACTTCAGCGCGGTGGGTGCGGAGTTGAACTATATGGCCACCCGGCTAGGTCCAGGCGTACCACGAGAAGTTATTGATGCGCTCGCTGATGTCCGGCGGTCGATCGTGGGTGTGGTCGACGCAGATTTGCGCCGTGAACCCGCATCCGTTTCCAACGACATGGTTGATCAGTACTCGAGTGCCCTGCGGGCCGCTGAAAGTGCCTGCGAAGAAACGGGGGCCGGCTAATGGCCGCTTCACCACCCGCTCGTAGCTATTCACGCTTCATCGTGGCGCCCGATGTATGGCCGGTCACCCGCGAGCAATCTGAAGGACGGGCTGCTGCTCAACGTCGTCTGGCGATGGCGACTGCGGCTGCAGTAGATGCTCACCGGGTCGCCTTGCACGGCTTGCAGGTTGTCGGTGTGGCGCAGTCAAATGGTTTCGAAGCAATGCACGCTGCCTACAGGCGTATTCAGGTTCGGGCCGACGATAAGGCCGACGCGGATAAGGCTGCCGCTGATTTGATGCAGAGTGTTGCGGCGATCCAGATGAGTGCTGAGCTGATGATTGACACGATTGATGCTGAGGCACATCAACAACTGGTACACGTGCCGAGCAGAAGTCCCACCGCTATCAACATCATCACCAGTGCTGCTGCGCGGGCGCGAGGAATCGCAGTAGGGGCCGCCGATGAGATCCGCGCTCTAACTGTGCAATTCGTCCAGGGATTTACGCCTCTGCCGGAGGGACCCCCGAATGGCGGTCCGTTTAGTACCGCCGATGACGATCGGTCGACCGATAAGCGATCCGACGAATCGCCTGAGCGTCCACCCGAGGCAGCAGTGGAGACCGGCGATACGCAGCCTCGTCTTTCGGTGCCAGACCCGTCTGATGCCGAATCCAGGTCTGGTAACACTGCGCCGCGGGTCAGCACCGGGCCTACCCCTGGTCCTTCATCGCTGTCACCGCACCCCCCGGCGCAGAGCTCCAGTCCTGCGTCCGTAGCCGCGGTTGGTGACATCGGAAGCAGTGGGGTAGGCCTCGCCGGACCAGGACGTTCCTCATCCATAGGCTTGTTGGCCGCGTTGGGAAGTTCAGCATCTCCGCTATCGGGATCGGGCACTGGAGGAATGTCGCAGTCGGGTTTGGTACGACCGGCAGTATCTGCATCGCCGTCTCCTGCTGTCGCGCTGCAAGGGCTCATGCCTGCAAGTGGTCCTGCGCCGCTGTCATCGGTCACCGGCGCTCAGACGACTAGCTTTCCTGCTGTCGTAGCCACTGCGACGCCGGCGCAGCCGGCGGCATCTCCGAGTGGAATCTGGCATCCGTTAATAGGAGCGACCACGGGTGCCGTGCCAGCGTCTATTGCCGGGCCGCAGGTAGTGTCGAGTACTAATCCCTATCCAGCGGTTTCAGCACCCTTGCTGCCCCCGGGGCCGCTGGGTCCGCCGCCTTCAGTTCCGGCCGCAATTCCACCGGCCGCCGGTGCTGTCCCATTGATTGGCGGCGCTCACACCTCAATGGCGCCTGCCGCCGCATCGGTCGCGACGGCAGCGTTGACAACTCCCGCCGCGACGCTGCCGTCCCGGGTAGCGGCCGCGGCGGCCCGGGACTTGGAACGGCGGCGCAACGAGTCGAGTGATCTACAGACGGTTAAATGGTTGGCGTGGGAACTGTTGTACGCCACCGAATCCTGCCGAACCTTCGCACTGTGGGCCGTCGGCCTGATGTATTCAGCGGCTGGCGATCGGCATGTTGTGGCGCTGACACATCACGGTGCGGGTTACGTCCCCGCGGGGATTGTGGTCCCTAAGGGCGTGCGGATGCTCTGGTCTGACCAAGCTATTGGAGAGGGCTTTCGTAGCCGATGGATCGGAAATCTCGATCCGGCTGCGACACTGATCGCCTTCGCAGAAGTCAAGGCCGCGGAGCCGGCTGGCTGGCGCTTAGCCGCTGCAGCGACCACCTGGTCGGACGTAACAGCGCTCATGACTGCCGCGCAACGCTGGGGCACTGAATGGGCCACCTGCTCCGGTATGTCCATGCCCGCCTCAATCGGAAAACGTGACGCTATCGCCACCGCGAATACTCCGCACCGATTGGAGCGGGAGTACCCCGACCTTTTCGAGCGTGTAGCGCAACTTCGTGCCAGAGGGCTTACCCAGCGAGCCGCCAAACTGGTCACGGAAGCAATCGTTTCCGACGCGCGCCTTGCGATCGTCGCCGACGGTGGCCCCCGAATTCCGCCGAACTTCGACTCGGTATGGCCGGCTGCAGCTGACGGCAGAGTAGACGCTTCGGACCGCGCCCGTTTCGCCGAAGCGGTTCAGCAGCAATGGTTCAGCATCGGAATGGTGCAGCCGGGTTGGGAAGATGAACGCACTGACACCGTCTGTGCAGAGTACAGGGGGCAATGGCTTATTTGCCGGGCGCTTGAGGTGGTCCTGGGGTGGATAGCTGACGACAACTGCGGGGCAATGCAGGCGGACCTGCCGCTGGAAGACATGATCTACGCCGCAGCACATGCCTACCTCGACAGTCGGGGAACCGGCTGGATCACTGCAATTTTCGACGCTGCAGGCGGTTCATCCTGATAATGGATTCGCTCCCTCAGGAGGTAGATGGTGAAGCTTGGCGCGCCGAGCTCGCGCGGCAGCATACGTATCTGGCGAACGTCGTCGATCAAGCATGTGCCTGGACGCGCGAGTTCCACGTGCAAACTGGGGTTGAGCTGTGCGGCAACTACACCCCACTAAAGAGTTATCCCCTGCTGGACTACGCGAACAGGCTGAGACAGCTCAGCTCAGCACTAAAAAGAGTGTGCGCAATTGCTTCGCTACAGCCTCCGCCGCCGACCTGGGACCGCACGACCCTGCATGCGCCCCCGGCTATAGCGGTGCCCGGGCGAGACCCAGATTGGCGACGGGCCGATTACTCGGAAGGCGGTCGGTACCTGCTGATGCTTCAGCCCACTTCGCCACCCGGATACCCGGCTACCGCTCGTGAACAGTGGAGCGCTGCCCTTCGCCTTGCGAGCCCAAGCATCATCGAACGCGAAATCGGTGTGCCGCAACTAGTTGCCTACGGTTGGATGGCTCGATCGGAGTTCGACAAAGCATATCGGGTGGTGCACAGAGCGTTTCTCGACAGTGCGGCCGCCACGTTTGGTCGTGCGTGGGCTACCGGATCTTCCGAGGATGGAACTCGTTCAATGACCGTGCTGGTGAGTTGGATGAAGGCACTGACCGACCATGGGTGCTCCTTGGGTGATTGTGAATCCGTGCTTCGCGACATCGAGGTCGTAGACCCGCAAGCTGTCGCGGATTGCAGAGCAGTCCAGGAAGTTTGGTGCCCTCCCACGCCCTGACCTGCTCCGCCGGCTGATACAAGACCGACGCAAATGCCAGAGTGGCGCCTGCGGCAGTCTTTGGCCTCACGGTGCTTCACTGCTCTCGGGCATGTAACCGGTGACCTCATACTCTTGGACCAATCGTGAAGATCATTGCAATGCAGGACCTCCTAGAGAACTTCGACGAAGTGCTCCTGAGCGTCGAACGAGGGGATTCATTCGAAATCCGGGCGGAGGATGGTCACGCCATCGCCCTGCTGCTGCCGATTCAGGATGAGCTCTAGGACCCAGCCACCCCACCGAGGCGAGCTGCCACATGTCGACGCTTCGCCGGTGTTGACGCATCATCAGACCGGATGAAATGGTATGCGATCAACTATCTGGGGACCAGATTCCCTGCACCACAGCGCACGGTCAAGACGCTGCCGCCGTGCGACCCTCGCCAGCCTTCGCGTCGGCATTCAAAACTTTCTGCTGACTCCGGTCGAAGTTCGCGTTCTCGCTGATCTGCGTAAGCGAGAGACGCGAGGGTTGCGAGGCTCGCTGAGCCACAACATCTTTGTACGGCGGATAGATTGTCCACAGCAGTACGTTCCTGCGGTTGCGCGCGCCATCATCTTCGATCACCCATCCGAGGTTGCGTAGAGCGGGTGCGTGCCTACGCAGCAGCCCAGAAACGTCGCGACCGTTCTTCGGCCAGTCCCTCGGTCGTTGCCAGTCGTCGTTGACCGGTGTGAGCAGCATCAGCAAATCACTGCCGGATTGACCAACAGCAGGTTCTAATGTCCGCGAGCGAAGCTGTTCGATAAACGGGTCGACGGACAAACTGTCCTCAGACAACTGATTGGCGCGCGACATGTACCGGCGTACGCCATTAGTCGACAAGATCTCGTCCACGGCCGCCAGCGTGCGACAGAAGTCCGCCATCCTGGGCGAGTCCTCAACTGTGATGGTCTCCAACCGATGGTGAACGGAGGCAGCCAAGTCAAGTAGTCCGCCAAAAATACCTGGTAGAGCTGTTTCCCACCGCTGTCGCATCTCGGCCTCTGACTGTCGCATTCTGGGGTCGATGCGTCGCAGCTCGACGATCGCTAGCCGCTCTGCCAGATCGGGTCGGATGGCGCCGACGTCGATTCCGTTGATAATCACGCATCGACGAAACTTGATGACAGCCAGATCGGCATCGGTATATAGAGACCGTTTCACCATGGCGTCGCCTGTCGCAGCGCGGCATAACGAGTCCGACAGCCACGGCGGGATGGCCGACAGGTTGTCCAGAGCAACGACCCACGATCCAGAAGCGGCAACCGCCCATGAGTCCGCGTCCCGCGGCGCCTGACGAAAGGGGGCGGGCGAAGGATCGATGAGTTCGACCAAGCTCCGTGTCGATGTCGTTTTAGCGCTACCTTGCTCGCCAAACAGGGCTAGTACCGGATGCGGGACGTCGCACTGAACCAAAGCAGCTACTAGGAACGCGAGAAGAACTGGGCGGTCCTCAACGGCGACATTGACGAACTCCCAGAGCTTCGTCACATCCCCGCGGGGGCTTGGTGCCGGCATCGCCCCCGTCAGCTTCGTATTTCGGAGGAACCGCACCGGCGCAGTGGGAGCCATCGACCACCTTCCGTCGCAGACTTTGATTACTTGACCGTTTGGATCTCCAGTGTCGATGTAGATCGTCCCGTGGTGGTCGGCAACGCGTAGGTTCAACTTGTCGGGTGCCTGCGTGGCCGCCAGACCTTCCAAAATCAGTGTGGCGTCGGTAAGTGCTTGGCCCCCGGCGACCGCACCGGTCTCGGTGAAGTAGCGAGCGGCGAGATCTGCCCGTAGGCCAGCCCTCCCACCACGCAGGAGTATCGCGAGGTGGGGTCGACTGCGTTCGGCGCCAAATGGTTCGCCGTCCTTGGAGACTCCGAGAACATAGCGTTCCCGGGCCATATCGACTAAGCGTGCCGCGACTGACTTCTTGTCCCCCTCCCCCCTGCCGCTCAAGGGATTTCCTGCCCGTGGTGCTGTCGATTATCGGCATGCTGCGCTATTCTCATGAGGAACTTCCGTGTGGCGTGATCGGGTGGTTCGAACGAAGGCCTCGGCTAGTCCCCGAGGTCTTTTTCGTGCGCAGGCACTAAGCGGCGTCGCCGCCTCCGCGGCGGGTTGCGCTCTCTCGCTCCGATATCCAGCGCAATACCTCGGCCCTCCGATAAACGACTCGGCGTCCCAAGGTGAAACTCGCCGGCCCAATATTCGAATGCCGCCAGTACCTCAGCGTCCCCATCGGAACTCCAGTGATGTCCGAAACTTCCTTCGCTCCTAACAAATCCATCAAATTACTCCTCAGCTGTGGTCGGTTCGCCTGAGCCAACAGTGACTGGTGACTTGACGGTCTGTCCACGACCACAGCCACATTCGCTTGAAGAAAAGCCTTTCAATGACTCGGGGGTCGTGACGTCTTCGGCGGGCTCATAGTCCGGCCTCCGGACAACGAAGCGGATGAGGGGAGCGGAGTGCTGCGGTACTTTCAGCGTATGACGACTCGGAACGAGCGAGCGGGAATTGACGACCGCTGGCACAAACGAGTCAAGGCGCCGGACGGCGCGATGCGCACTGAGCGGTCTGCGGTATATGGCAAGGTGTCGCGATGGCGTGTCAGGTGGGTTGACGCCAGTGGAGCCGAGCGCACCAAGAGTTTCCAGCGTAAGCCGGATGCGCAGGCCTACCTAAATGGGCTGACCGCCGATGTGCAGCGCGGCGAGTACGTCGATCCGCGGAAGAGTGCGGAGACTTTCGGATCGGTGGCCGAGCAGTGGTTCGCCACCAAACAGCACCGCAAGCCGAAAACCGTTGCCGGATATCGCTCGTTGCTCGACACTGTGGTGCTGCCGAAGTGGGAAAGTGTTCAGCTGAAAAGGATTGACTATGAATCATATTCAACGTGGCTAGGGGCGCTGTCAGTCGACGGCGGGCAACGCGGAACCGGCCTGTCGGCAAGTCGGATCACCCAAGCTCATCAGCTGGTGGGCGCTGTCCTTAAGTACGCCCAACGGACTGGGAAGGTGGCGAAGAACGTCGCGTTCGAGATCAAGCGGGACGAAGATCTTCCCGAGCAGGGCGAGCGTGAGCGGCGCTACCTGACCCATGCCGAGCTGCTAATGCTGGCGAAGGCTGCTGATCGGTTCGAGACGCTGACGCTCGTTCTCGGGTACTGCGGACTGAGGTTTGGCGAAGCCGTTGCGTTGCGCCGCCGGCATGTGGGGGATCGGATGCTGACGGTGCGCTCGTCCGCAACAGCCGTAACCGGTAAGGGCATCGTGGAGTCGACGACTAAGACGAAGCGAGATCGTCACGTGCCTGTGCCCGAACCGGTTTGGAAAAAGCTCAAGGCCGAGCTGCCCGCCGACCCCAACGCGCTGGTCTTTCCCAGCCGAAAGGGCGGGTTCCTTCCACTCGGCGAATACCGCTGGGCGTTCGACAACGCGTGTGCTGATATCGGCATCGACGGGCTGGTACCGCACGGGCTGAGACACACCACGGCGTCACTGGCGATCAGTGCAGGCGCTAACGTCAAGGTCGTGCAGAGACTGCTTGGGCACGCGACCGCCGCGATGACGCTCGACCGCTACGGCCATCTTCTCAATGACGACTTGAGCGGTGTGGCGGACGCCCTGGGGAAGGCTATCGATAGCACTGCGGTATCACTGCGGTATTCAGAGCATCGTGACGAGGCGGAAAGGGCCTAAATTACCCTCTAAACTGCAAAGCCCCCATAGCCCAATTGGCAGAGGCAGCGGACTTAAAATCCGCACAGTGTCGGTTCGAGTCCGACTGGGGGCACTCAACGGCTTGGTAGGTAGATTCTTCTCTGGCTCGCTCCTGCGAACACGGGCCGCTAGGGCGTGTCTGATAAATGCGGTAGCCAGAGTGTGATGGCCCGTAGGACTGCTGCGCCCCGGTAGACGATGGCGAGTTTGTCGTAGCGGGTGGCCAGACCACGCCACTGCTTGGTGACGCTGAATCCTCGTTCAACAACGTTGCGGCCCTTGTAGTCCTCGGCGTCGAATGCTGGCGGTCGGCCGCCGTGGGTGCCCCGACGTTTACGGTGGCCGATCTGATCGGACGGTTCGG
The window above is part of the Mycolicibacterium rutilum genome. Proteins encoded here:
- a CDS encoding class I SAM-dependent methyltransferase → MAVRGERILAAALAAAGRRRFRNRIAGQAARYWSAPTGSAWEANSHWRNGIGDQAWLEVGDDHWKIYETFARALNSPSPNKVMEWGAGGGANAVAFAPHAQRFIAADISQENLDECVRQVRATCTTPVETRRIDLACPEQATVGLAGSCDVFLCLYVIELTTGANAVRAILKIARTVLAPGGMALVQIKYHTSDRRTRGFAGTAYDRNLASTTTFTIEEFWNLAAECGLTPRLITLVPENRLDSRYAYYALTNPAAVQPAPPDEHLLDVKYTEFAATFNADVADAERRAARGNYSRREGETTVDD
- a CDS encoding ATP-binding protein; its protein translation is MARERYVLGVSKDGEPFGAERSRPHLAILLRGGRAGLRADLAARYFTETGAVAGGQALTDATLILEGLAATQAPDKLNLRVADHHGTIYIDTGDPNGQVIKVCDGRWSMAPTAPVRFLRNTKLTGAMPAPSPRGDVTKLWEFVNVAVEDRPVLLAFLVAALVQCDVPHPVLALFGEQGSAKTTSTRSLVELIDPSPAPFRQAPRDADSWAVAASGSWVVALDNLSAIPPWLSDSLCRAATGDAMVKRSLYTDADLAVIKFRRCVIINGIDVGAIRPDLAERLAIVELRRIDPRMRQSEAEMRQRWETALPGIFGGLLDLAASVHHRLETITVEDSPRMADFCRTLAAVDEILSTNGVRRYMSRANQLSEDSLSVDPFIEQLRSRTLEPAVGQSGSDLLMLLTPVNDDWQRPRDWPKNGRDVSGLLRRHAPALRNLGWVIEDDGARNRRNVLLWTIYPPYKDVVAQRASQPSRLSLTQISENANFDRSQQKVLNADAKAGEGRTAAAS
- a CDS encoding helix-turn-helix transcriptional regulator, translated to MDLLGAKEVSDITGVPMGTLRYWRHSNIGPASFTLGRRVVYRRAEVLRWISERESATRRGGGDAA
- a CDS encoding tyrosine-type recombinase/integrase; its protein translation is MTTRNERAGIDDRWHKRVKAPDGAMRTERSAVYGKVSRWRVRWVDASGAERTKSFQRKPDAQAYLNGLTADVQRGEYVDPRKSAETFGSVAEQWFATKQHRKPKTVAGYRSLLDTVVLPKWESVQLKRIDYESYSTWLGALSVDGGQRGTGLSASRITQAHQLVGAVLKYAQRTGKVAKNVAFEIKRDEDLPEQGERERRYLTHAELLMLAKAADRFETLTLVLGYCGLRFGEAVALRRRHVGDRMLTVRSSATAVTGKGIVESTTKTKRDRHVPVPEPVWKKLKAELPADPNALVFPSRKGGFLPLGEYRWAFDNACADIGIDGLVPHGLRHTTASLAISAGANVKVVQRLLGHATAAMTLDRYGHLLNDDLSGVADALGKAIDSTAVSLRYSEHRDEAERA
- a CDS encoding IS5 family transposase; its protein translation is MTSKIHHLVDGHGRPLVVLVSAGQAGDGPVLEHLLAHLKVERCGPGRPRTRPDRLRGDKAYSSRATRQRLRRRGIVAVIPEPSDQIGHRKRRGTHGGRPPAFDAEDYKGRNVVERGFSVTKQWRGLATRYDKLAIVYRGAAVLRAITLWLPHLSDTP